cacagtggtcatgatgtcagcagacagctctgtgtcccaaaaagaaaaaaactattctctgtagtgttcagcagctaataagtactggaaggattaagattttttaatagaagtaatttacaaatctgtttaactttctggcaccagttgatttaaaaaaagttttccaccagagtacccctttaaataagtctGGAACATCTTTCCTTAGTATTTCATATTGTGCTACGTCTATGATTCCTTCtagaaatgtataataaattgATATCTGGATGGTACCATTCCCTTTATCAAAGGGGTATATCTGATACTGTCTGGACAGTGTCGTGTGTAAAAGGGACCAGTAACCCCCCTACCAGTAACACCCAATTTAATATACATTTATAGGAAGAATAACAGAAGAACAGCACAACACAGTTTTAAGAAAAGATGCTCCAGAATTATTTTGTGGGAATTGTTAGTATTTATTAAAATAGACACATCAGAAGAGCTGACAGAGCCTATTTAACTACAGCCTATCAATTGTTTGGaaaccagtgacatcactgaggcaCTGAGAATGTTTCTAGGAATGGACTGTGATGTACTGGTTCCAGGGGtgcattttccttaaaaaaaaaaaatgcatttgtgCACACGGTCAAAATTAGTATACATCACCCACCAACCTTATTTTATAAATTAAATGCATTTTAGAGCAAGTATTACAAGGGGACAGTTAGCATCATACCTTTGGCTAAGTTTTATCTGATGTATCTATCAAGTGTTTTTGCAGAATTTCCTTTCTAGGTTTTAAATCTTTAAATCAACCCTTTAAAAAGCCATCTGGCATtgaacccttaggctatgttcacacaacgcaATTTCAGTGTGGAATTTGGCAGAAAacttcagcttggaaattctgctacaTGAAGGTAACATTGTGGTGAATGGAATTTACATGGTCATATTCACACTGCaatttttctgctgcagaataaaATTGTGCATTCCAGATTCTGCTAAAAGAATGAATATGTCAATTATTTTTGCGGAATTCCACGACAGAGTCTCAATGAAGACAATGGGACTCTAAATTCCATCTAAAATCTGTGTTGAGCATaagaaattctgcagaaattcagCACAAATTCCTTGAACATTAcgcaaaactgaaaaataaatCAGCTTTCATCTTGGCAGAATGTAATCTATGTTgaagcacagaaattctgctgtgtgaacttaGCTTTAGAGATTGCCTTCAAGGTCGGGTTGGGCCAAACCTGTCCAGAACTCAGAGCAGTGCTACTCTCTGTTCTGGAGGATCTATGGAATCCACTGCAAATGAATGGATGATTATTTTGATGTAATACTTAATTTTTTCTCCTGCAACAAtgcaggggaaaaaaattatataaattatgGTAAAGAAATAGACAACTTTAGATTAAAGATCAGTCATTTTTGTTTTTCGGCCAAGCACAGTGAACCCCTAGTAGTCATTCAAACAGGACATCCACACGTTTTGTTAAGTGATAATATTGGTGGACACCACAACGTTAATTGACTTTAGCCGAGTTTTCGAAAAGCAGCTGTGCAAGATATTCCTTTGTGTCCTGGATCCCAGAAGAAATCTCGGAGCCATCCTTTGTCACATACGTTCCAATTAAAAAGAGCTTCCGATTTTCACAAATGTCTGACAGTGCAAGGGCATCATGTATCTCAGGGATGTGATGTGCATTTTGTAGGTCCTACAGAGGAAACAATAAATTATAGGATATTATTGCTGCTTAGACACACCTCTACACACTCCTGGGGGAATCTAAACaatcggttgcccatagcaaccaatcacagcaaagATTTCATTTTTTATAAGTACAATATGAAATGAAAGCTGtgttgtgactggttgctatggacaactaagACACTTCCATTTCTGCCCTTTCCTACCAAGCCACATCCCTTGTAGAGCGAGGCGCCAGGGGGTCTAAAACAtgggaattagagatgagcgaacttacagtaaatttgattcgtcacaaacttctcggctcggcagttgatgacttttcctgcataaattagttcagccttcaggtgctcctgtgggctggaaaaggtggatacattcctaggagactctttcctaggactgtatccaccttttccagcccacaggagcacctgaaggctgaactaatttacgcaggataagtcatcaactaccgagttaagaagttcgtgacgaatcgaatttactgtaagtttgctcatctttaatgggaatttaaaggggtattccaggaaaaaaacgtttttttatatatatcaactggctccagaaagttaaacagatttgtaaattacttctattaaaaaatcttaatcctttcagtacttatgagcttctgaagtcaaggttgttcttttctgtctaagtcctctctgatgacacgtgtctcgggaaccgcccagtttagaagcaaattcccatagcaaacctcttctaaactgggcggttcccgagacacgtgtcatcagagaggacttagacagaaaagaacaaccttaacttcagaagctcataagtactgaaaggattaagattttttaatagaagtaatttacaaatctgtttaactttctggagccagttgatatatataaaaaagttttttcctggataacccctttaaaagcgcCACTGTCAATAATTTGAACTGCTGACATTTCACACAGACAGGTcaaaagttaaatttttcatatcaactggctccagaaagttaaacagatttgtaatttacttctattagaaaacatattaaaccagtacttatcagctgctgtatactacagaggaagttgtatagttcttttctgtctgaccacagtgctctctgctgacacctctgtccatgtcagctcTGCTCCAGGAAATGACGTTTCACACCCAGCTTGTCAGCTAGTagaaacatgccccctccaattaTCTGTATAGGAGAGGCAGGCACACAGAGTTCATAGGTCTccgcctctcctatagagatgaatggagggggcgtgtgccGACCGGTGACATGCTGGGTAAGTAGCGCACATTAGCAGAGCAGAGCCGAGctggggccccagcgctcagaccccctgcgatcagacaattatcccctatccaacattTTTGTTTACACTAGACATCTTTTATGACAGTCATGATTGTATATATCTATTCTCCCCAAAAaataagaacccccccccccaaaaaaaccagtGTGTCACTAAGTGACCGGAAACTCTACCAAGCTTGGTCTGTTAGGTCACGTTTGATGACTATAGTTGCCTCCAGCTAATAGCCCCAATTCACATTCACTATCTCTGCTGAATAGGAGTTTTTCTGAGAGGATGAAAAGGATTGACTGCTAGATCTGTCTTGTACCTCTTATCTGTAGGGAAAACAACAGCACTGGACAGAAACTACCGGTCACTGAATGATTTCTTTCAATTACATATGTCACGTCAGCGGAATATACTAGAATTTAATGGCTATGGTATTATCCTTTTAGCTGAATACTTTCCATTGTACTGACTATTCATTCttttaatttcatattttcaaacataaaatgtttaaaataagTGGGCAGATTTTCCATTGGTTCTACACATACATTATGAAGAGCATGGACCCCCATTACCTGTTTGTTAGCAAGCACTATAAGAGGAAGGACAGGGTCTTGTTGGATCAGTTGATGAAGATGTCTTTTAGCGAGTGAAAGACGACTGTGATCAGCCGAGTCCACCACAAAAATGACAGCAAATGCTCTAGAGAGGTACATTTTCCAATAAGGACGAAGATGCTCACTTCCTCCAACTGTAAGTCAAAAGGAAAACCCCTGTTTAGCAAATGTTACTGAAGACAATGCCCCAGAGACTCTCCTACAA
Above is a genomic segment from Hyla sarda isolate aHylSar1 chromosome 1, aHylSar1.hap1, whole genome shotgun sequence containing:
- the ARL9 gene encoding ADP-ribosylation factor-like protein 9 isoform X2; the encoded protein is MTTPTEGVNAMCISNGNSKMEFLEIGGSEHLRPYWKMYLSRAFAVIFVVDSADHSRLSLAKRHLHQLIQQDPVLPLIVLANKQDLQNAHHIPEIHDALALSDICENRKLFLIGTYVTKDGSEISSGIQDTKEYLAQLLFENSAKVN